The sequence below is a genomic window from Cryobacterium arcticum.
CCCTGGGCCGCGCCGTGCTCGGCCTGGCGCCGGTCACCGGCGGGGAGATCCGCTACCGCGGCCAGGACATCGCGCAGGCCGGCCGCCGGCAGCGGAAGGCCCTGGCCAGCGAGATCCAGGTGGTCTTCCAAGACCCGTACACCTCGCTGAACCCGAGCCTGACCATCGAACAGATCCTGGTGGAGCCGCTCACCGTGCGGAACGTCGCCAAGAAGGACGCCTCCAAGCGGGTGCTCGACCTGCTCGACCAAGTGGGCCTGCCCAGCAACGCCGCCGACCGGCTGCCCCGGGAATTCTCCGGCGGCCAGCGGCAGCGCATCGCCATCGCCCGCGCCCTGGCCCTCGACCCGCGCCTGATCGTCTGTGACGAACCGGTCTCGGCGCTCGACCTCTCCACCCAGGCGCGAGTGCTGGACCTGTTCAAGCAGATCCAGGAGCGCACCGGCGTCGCCTACCTGTTCGTCTCGCACGACCTCGCCGTCGTGCGGCACCTCAGCCACCGGGTCGCCGTGATGTACCACGGTGAGATCGTGGAGTGGGGCGCAGGCGACCAGGTCACCAGTGCCCCCGCGCACCCGTACACCCAGCGGCTGTTCCTGGCCGCGCCGGTGCCCGACCCCGACCGGCAGGAGGAGCGCCGCGCGGTGCGGCAGCGGCTCGCGGCCGAACAACGGCTGCAGGCCGAGTCGACGGTGGCCTGAGGTGTTCGCTTCCGACGAGCACGACGAAGCGTTCGCGGGCATCCGTTTCGGTGCCGCCTACTATCACGAGTACCAGCCCAGCCCCCGGCTGGACACCGACCTCGACCTCATGCAGGAGGCCGGCTTCACGGTCATCCGGGTCGGTGAATCGGTCTGGTCCACCTGGGAGCCCGAGCCCGGCGTCTTCGACCTGGACTGGCTGCAACCGGTGCTCGACGGCGCCCACGCGCGGGGGATCGGGGTCATCCTCGGCACCCCCACCTACGCCGTCCCGATGTGGATGAAACGGCTGCACCCCGAGGTGGCCGGCGACTCGGCCACCGGCACACCCAACCACTGGGGCATGCGGCAGGAGATGGACTTCACCAACCCCACGTTCCTCTTCTACGCCGAGCGCATCATCCGCAAAATCATCGCCCGCTACGCCGACCACCCTGCGGTGATCGGCTTCCAGGTGGACAACGAGCCCGGCATCCGGCTGCTCTACAACGAGGGCGTGTTCCAACGCTTCACCGACGACCTGCGCCACCTCTACGGTGACGTGGAGACCCTCAACCGGGAGTGGGGATTGGTCTACTGGTCTCACAAGCTGTCCACCTGGGCCGACCTGTGGCGGCCCGACGGCAACTTCCAACCGCAGTACGACCTGGCCTGGCGCCGGTTCCAGGCCAAGCTGGTCACCGAGTACATCGGCTGGCAGGCCGACATCGTGCGCGAGTACGCGGCCGCGCAGCAGTTCGTCACCACCTGCATCTCCTATGACCAGCTCGGCGTCGAAGACGTGAACCTGTCGGCGAACCTCGAGGTGGCCAGCGGCAACGCGTACTACGAGAT
It includes:
- a CDS encoding ATP-binding cassette domain-containing protein; protein product: MTEPLLDVKNVVVEYPIKGFRKDPFRALKGVSLDIRPGETVGLVGESGSGKTTLGRAVLGLAPVTGGEIRYRGQDIAQAGRRQRKALASEIQVVFQDPYTSLNPSLTIEQILVEPLTVRNVAKKDASKRVLDLLDQVGLPSNAADRLPREFSGGQRQRIAIARALALDPRLIVCDEPVSALDLSTQARVLDLFKQIQERTGVAYLFVSHDLAVVRHLSHRVAVMYHGEIVEWGAGDQVTSAPAHPYTQRLFLAAPVPDPDRQEERRAVRQRLAAEQRLQAESTVA